A genomic window from Massilia sp. METH4 includes:
- a CDS encoding TonB-dependent receptor, producing the protein MRRTPLSAILFGPVVLFGLIALPAAAEPPAIATVTITAGREPVARKLDKTVHDVSAMPRAANGTAQDVLQSTPGIAVSADGRISVQGNPQVTVLVDGKPTAVMAGEERAVALQTMNGADIASVEIITNPSAAHQANGGAIVNIVLKRNRKPGARAQWRASAADHGLWNTGLSGDVNGNRFSVHGELGVRRDGTLKTRRSAVDWTDPPSGRTGQARQASEVFVRRTVESAAAGIEYDLGAAETLSLSARHNARRSRPLLDTLNVVHDEAGARIYHRISEGPNEQTDGSASLAYSRQGNGTVLKTIVQRSRTVTLVDKSYRDVFVQPVHADAFSHGSTRSARRLDQATLDWSRKSGQGQWGMGVDLQDEVNELANYQAAVDPVTGAETPDAGTTNAYDVATTLSAAYLTHLARGGKWEALLGGRIERMTRRVHPAGGTSHAAHWRAFNPSLHLRYAASEWVDLTLAYRRSLQRPDSRDLNPFTTYVDAQNLSRGNPSLEPQVLASWEIGADVKAGPLSGNLGAFYRGSRDTVTDARTLAGNAIVTGKQNGGRARSAGVTGALDWAPRPKLRLGMDGGAYRVMLFTPDGRGMVRQAGLSGYLNARVTCGLGDDDVSLDAHMQSAGMTPLARHGATSSVNVTWKRRLTRTLSLTVNASDIFDGSKRTYRTRTNSFHQEGFDHFVARRFQVGLLQTFE; encoded by the coding sequence GTGCGCAGAACGCCGCTTTCCGCCATCCTGTTCGGGCCAGTCGTGCTGTTCGGGCTCATCGCGCTGCCGGCGGCGGCCGAGCCGCCGGCCATCGCGACGGTGACGATCACCGCCGGCAGGGAGCCCGTCGCCAGGAAGCTGGACAAGACCGTGCATGACGTGTCGGCCATGCCGAGGGCGGCAAACGGCACCGCGCAGGACGTGCTGCAATCGACGCCCGGGATCGCGGTCAGCGCCGACGGGCGGATCTCCGTGCAGGGCAATCCGCAGGTGACCGTGCTGGTCGATGGCAAGCCGACGGCCGTGATGGCGGGCGAGGAGCGGGCGGTGGCGCTGCAGACCATGAACGGCGCGGATATCGCCAGCGTCGAGATCATCACGAACCCGTCCGCCGCGCACCAGGCCAATGGCGGCGCCATCGTCAATATCGTGTTGAAGCGCAACCGCAAGCCGGGCGCACGCGCGCAATGGCGGGCCAGCGCGGCCGACCACGGGCTGTGGAATACGGGCCTGTCCGGCGACGTGAACGGCAACCGGTTCAGCGTGCATGGGGAACTGGGAGTGCGTCGTGACGGCACCCTGAAAACGCGCCGCTCGGCGGTCGACTGGACCGATCCGCCGAGCGGTCGAACCGGGCAGGCGCGGCAGGCCTCCGAAGTGTTTGTGCGCCGTACCGTGGAAAGCGCGGCAGCGGGCATCGAGTACGACCTGGGCGCGGCCGAAACCCTCAGCCTCTCGGCGCGGCACAATGCGCGCCGGTCGCGGCCATTGCTCGACACGCTGAACGTCGTCCACGACGAGGCCGGCGCGCGCATCTACCATCGCATTTCAGAGGGCCCGAACGAGCAGACCGATGGCAGCGCGAGCCTGGCGTACAGCCGCCAGGGCAACGGGACCGTGCTGAAGACGATAGTCCAGCGCAGCAGGACGGTGACCCTGGTCGACAAATCGTATCGCGACGTGTTCGTGCAGCCCGTGCACGCCGATGCCTTCAGCCACGGGTCCACCCGATCGGCGCGCCGCCTCGACCAGGCCACGCTGGACTGGAGCAGGAAATCCGGCCAGGGCCAGTGGGGCATGGGCGTCGATCTCCAGGACGAGGTCAACGAACTGGCCAATTACCAGGCCGCCGTCGATCCCGTGACCGGAGCGGAAACTCCCGATGCCGGCACCACCAATGCCTACGACGTGGCCACGACACTGTCCGCCGCCTACCTGACGCACCTGGCGAGAGGAGGCAAATGGGAAGCGCTGCTGGGCGGGCGCATCGAGCGCATGACGCGGCGTGTGCATCCTGCCGGCGGCACCTCGCACGCCGCGCATTGGCGGGCCTTCAACCCCAGCCTGCACCTGAGGTATGCCGCCAGCGAGTGGGTGGACCTTACGCTGGCCTACCGCCGCAGTCTCCAGCGGCCCGATTCCCGCGACCTGAACCCGTTCACCACCTACGTCGATGCGCAGAACCTGAGCCGCGGTAATCCAAGCCTGGAGCCCCAGGTCCTCGCGTCGTGGGAAATCGGTGCCGATGTGAAGGCGGGGCCGCTGAGCGGCAACCTGGGTGCCTTCTACCGCGGCAGCCGCGATACCGTGACCGATGCGCGCACGCTGGCCGGCAATGCGATCGTCACCGGAAAACAGAATGGCGGACGGGCGCGCTCGGCGGGCGTGACCGGCGCGCTCGACTGGGCGCCCCGGCCCAAGCTGCGCCTGGGCATGGATGGCGGCGCGTATCGTGTGATGCTGTTCACGCCCGATGGCCGGGGCATGGTGCGCCAGGCGGGCCTGTCGGGCTACCTGAATGCCAGGGTGACGTGCGGCTTGGGGGACGACGACGTGTCGCTCGACGCGCACATGCAGTCGGCGGGCATGACGCCGCTGGCGCGCCATGGTGCGACCAGCAGCGTGAACGTGACGTGGAAGCGCCGGCTGACGCGCACGCTGAGCCTGACCGTGAACGCCAGCGACATCTTCGATGGCAGCAAGCGTACGTACCGCACGCGCACGAACTCCTTCCACCAGGAAGGCTTCGATCATTTCGTCGCCCGACGCTTTCAGGTGGGCCTGTTGCAAACGTTCGAGTGA
- a CDS encoding family 43 glycosylhydrolase, with translation MLKKLVAAVMLACGAASGGAIELAGLQNAHDPGTITKDGDTYFNFTTGTGIWYSTSKDLKTWQGGPAPVFATNPAWVERKIPNFKANGSSYWAPDVIQMNGAYYIYYSVSQWGTTNSAIGVARSPSLKNPVWTDLGIVVESFNKGNAEINAIDPALFRDHDGRVYMSFGSFFGGIGVAEINQSTGKLANYVTKIAGGTNARRDIEAPYITRNGDYYYLFTNRGACCKGSDSTYYVEVQRATSVDGPYSEPRTILANIDGRHKGPGHVGVLKQGGCNFVSTHYYDTADNGFAKLQIMKMTYADRGTDIDWPQLTRDFDSFEEGCDGVSDGRYTFLNGASGKAMTVADTATLRATQPGAMVQQKTFANLKNQYWYVVGHGNGDYSVISEHSLLAMDDWEVSMSPGAKVAQWSYWGGDGQKWRFANAASGKHTIQNKINGLMAEVSGGSTADNAPVLQYPLHGGASQQWSLVRK, from the coding sequence ATGCTGAAAAAACTGGTAGCGGCGGTAATGCTGGCATGCGGCGCCGCATCGGGCGGCGCGATCGAACTGGCCGGGCTGCAGAATGCGCACGACCCGGGCACGATCACGAAGGATGGCGACACCTATTTCAATTTCACGACCGGCACGGGAATCTGGTATTCCACGTCGAAGGACCTGAAGACCTGGCAGGGCGGCCCCGCTCCCGTGTTCGCCACCAACCCGGCCTGGGTGGAACGGAAGATCCCGAACTTCAAGGCCAACGGTTCCTCGTACTGGGCGCCGGACGTGATCCAGATGAATGGCGCGTACTACATCTATTACTCGGTATCGCAATGGGGCACCACCAACTCGGCGATCGGCGTGGCGCGCAGCCCCTCGCTGAAGAATCCCGTGTGGACGGACCTGGGCATCGTCGTGGAATCGTTCAACAAGGGCAATGCCGAGATCAACGCGATCGACCCGGCCCTGTTCCGCGACCACGACGGCCGCGTGTACATGAGCTTCGGCTCCTTCTTCGGCGGCATCGGCGTGGCAGAGATCAACCAGTCCACCGGCAAGCTGGCCAACTATGTGACCAAGATCGCCGGCGGCACCAATGCCCGCCGCGACATCGAGGCGCCGTACATCACCCGCAATGGCGATTACTACTACCTGTTCACCAACCGCGGCGCCTGCTGCAAGGGCAGCGACAGCACGTACTACGTGGAAGTGCAGCGCGCCACCAGCGTGGACGGCCCATACTCGGAACCGCGCACCATCCTCGCCAATATCGACGGCCGCCACAAGGGCCCGGGCCACGTGGGCGTGCTGAAGCAGGGTGGCTGCAACTTCGTCTCCACGCATTACTACGACACCGCGGACAACGGCTTCGCGAAGCTGCAGATCATGAAGATGACGTATGCCGACCGCGGCACCGACATCGACTGGCCGCAGCTCACGCGCGATTTCGACAGCTTCGAGGAAGGCTGCGACGGTGTCAGCGACGGCCGTTACACCTTCCTGAACGGCGCGAGCGGCAAGGCAATGACCGTGGCGGACACCGCGACGCTGCGCGCCACCCAGCCGGGCGCCATGGTGCAGCAAAAGACGTTCGCCAACCTGAAGAACCAGTACTGGTACGTGGTCGGCCACGGCAACGGCGACTACAGCGTGATCAGCGAGCACAGCCTGTTGGCCATGGATGACTGGGAAGTGTCGATGTCGCCGGGTGCCAAGGTGGCGCAGTGGTCGTACTGGGGTGGCGACGGCCAGAAGTGGCGCTTCGCCAATGCCGCCAGCGGCAAGCACACGATCCAGAACAAGATCAACGGCCTGATGGCCGAGGTGAGCGGCGGCAGCACGGCGGACAATGCGCCGGTCCTGCAATACCCGCTGCATGGCGGCGCCAGCCAGCAATGGTCGCTGGTGCGTAAATAA
- a CDS encoding PEP-CTERM sorting domain-containing protein, with translation MKSKLIQLAAATVLATTAASALADVVVIGDRDAFNALGTIAYNSNFDDFGAGFHLPGDPFTRGGVTYASDQNLTVGAGTDFGIGTLRTLMSNNYFSGLAGTIATGYTLFGFDAAVSEGDVPGAARVVDITLTTNQATYTFGGVTLADGVTGLTFQGFQATGAGEYFTGFRIATLGDGHLAGMTDVAVGVSPVPEPATGLLLVGGLGVLGLARWRSGKRASSPRR, from the coding sequence ATGAAGAGCAAGCTCATTCAACTGGCCGCGGCCACGGTGCTCGCCACCACTGCCGCCAGCGCATTGGCCGATGTCGTTGTCATCGGCGATCGCGACGCGTTCAACGCGCTCGGCACCATTGCCTACAACAGCAACTTCGACGACTTCGGCGCCGGCTTCCATCTGCCGGGCGACCCGTTCACCCGCGGCGGCGTCACGTACGCGTCGGACCAGAACCTGACCGTGGGCGCGGGCACGGACTTCGGCATCGGCACGCTGCGCACGCTGATGTCCAATAACTACTTCAGCGGCCTGGCGGGCACGATCGCCACGGGCTACACGCTGTTCGGCTTCGATGCCGCGGTGTCCGAAGGCGATGTTCCGGGGGCTGCGAGGGTGGTGGATATCACCCTCACGACCAACCAGGCCACCTACACCTTCGGCGGCGTGACGCTGGCCGACGGGGTGACGGGCCTGACGTTCCAGGGCTTCCAGGCGACCGGCGCCGGCGAGTACTTCACGGGGTTCCGCATCGCCACGCTGGGCGATGGCCACCTGGCGGGGATGACGGACGTCGCCGTCGGCGTTTCCCCGGTGCCGGAACCGGCGACGGGCTTGCTGCTGGTGGGTGGGTTGGGGGTCCTCGGCCTGGCCCGCTGGCGCTCCGGGAAGCGCGCCTCGAGTCCGCGGCGCTGA
- a CDS encoding NADP-dependent isocitrate dehydrogenase, which yields MSNDPTIIYTLTDEAPLLATHAFLPVVRTFTKPAGIRVDEADISVAARILANFPEYLTEEQRVPDVLSELGKKTLEPDANIIKLPNISASVAQLQAAIKELQGKGYKIPDYPSDPKTDEEKAIKARYGKCIGSAVNPVLREGNSDRRAPRAVKEYARKNPHSMAEWSQASRTHVSHMTHGDFYHGEKSMTLDRARDVKMELITKSGQTIVLKPKVSLQEGEIIDSMFMSRKALLEFYEKQIEDAKNTGVMFSLHVKATMMKVSHPIVFGHCVRMFYKEAFEKHGALFDSLGINVNNGMADLYNKIATLPASQREEVERDLHACQENRPPLAMVDSAKGITNFHSPNDVIVDASMPAMIRAGGKMYGADGRLKEVKAVIPESTFARIYQEIINFCKWHGAFDPRTMGTVPNVGLMAQQAEEYGSHDKTFEVPEDGVANITDLATGEVLLTQNVEQGDIWRMCQVKDAPIRDWVKLAVTRARNSGMPAVFWLDPYRPHENELIKKVNTYLKDHDTTGLDIQIMSQVRAMRYTLERVIRGLDTISVTGNILRDYLTDLFPIMELGTSAKMLSIVPLMAGGGMYETGAGGSAPKHVQQLVEENHLRWDSLGEFLALAVSLEDLGIKTGSAKAKLLAKTLDAATGKLLDNRKSPSPKTGELDNRGSQFYLSLYWAQELANQTEDAELAAKFAPLAKALGENEQKIVAELLEIQGKPVDIGGYYKPEDAKVKAVMRPSATFNQALEVLQG from the coding sequence ATGAGCAATGATCCGACCATTATCTACACGTTGACCGACGAGGCGCCCCTGTTGGCGACCCACGCATTCCTGCCGGTCGTCAGGACTTTCACCAAGCCCGCCGGCATCCGCGTCGACGAAGCCGATATTTCCGTGGCCGCGCGTATCCTCGCGAACTTCCCGGAATACCTGACGGAAGAGCAGCGCGTGCCCGACGTGCTGTCCGAGCTGGGCAAGAAGACGCTGGAGCCGGACGCGAACATCATCAAGCTGCCGAACATCAGCGCCTCGGTGGCGCAGCTGCAGGCCGCCATCAAGGAACTGCAGGGCAAGGGCTACAAGATCCCCGACTACCCGTCCGACCCGAAGACCGACGAAGAAAAAGCCATCAAGGCCCGCTACGGCAAGTGCATCGGTTCCGCCGTGAACCCGGTGCTGCGCGAAGGTAACTCCGACCGCCGCGCGCCGCGCGCCGTGAAGGAATACGCACGCAAGAACCCGCACTCGATGGCCGAGTGGTCGCAGGCATCGCGCACCCACGTGTCGCACATGACGCATGGCGACTTCTACCACGGCGAAAAGTCGATGACGCTGGACCGCGCGCGCGACGTGAAGATGGAACTGATCACCAAGTCCGGCCAGACCATCGTGCTGAAACCGAAGGTCTCGCTGCAGGAAGGCGAGATCATCGACTCCATGTTCATGAGCCGCAAGGCCCTGCTGGAGTTCTATGAAAAGCAGATCGAGGATGCCAAGAACACCGGCGTGATGTTCTCGCTGCACGTGAAGGCCACGATGATGAAGGTGTCGCACCCGATCGTGTTCGGCCACTGCGTGCGCATGTTCTACAAGGAAGCGTTCGAGAAGCATGGCGCCCTGTTCGACAGCCTGGGCATCAACGTCAACAACGGCATGGCTGACCTGTACAACAAGATCGCCACGCTGCCGGCCTCCCAGCGCGAAGAAGTCGAGCGCGACCTGCACGCCTGCCAGGAAAACCGTCCGCCGCTGGCGATGGTCGACTCGGCCAAGGGCATCACCAACTTCCACTCGCCGAACGACGTGATCGTCGATGCGTCGATGCCGGCAATGATCCGCGCCGGCGGCAAGATGTACGGCGCCGATGGCCGCCTGAAGGAAGTGAAGGCCGTGATTCCGGAATCCACCTTCGCCCGCATCTACCAGGAGATCATCAACTTCTGCAAATGGCATGGCGCCTTCGATCCGCGCACGATGGGCACCGTGCCCAACGTGGGCCTGATGGCCCAGCAAGCCGAGGAATACGGCTCGCACGACAAGACGTTCGAAGTGCCGGAAGATGGCGTGGCCAACATCACCGACCTGGCAACGGGCGAAGTGCTGCTCACGCAGAACGTGGAACAGGGCGACATCTGGCGCATGTGCCAGGTGAAGGACGCGCCGATCCGCGACTGGGTCAAGCTGGCCGTCACCCGCGCGCGCAACTCCGGCATGCCGGCCGTGTTCTGGCTGGACCCGTACCGCCCGCACGAGAATGAGCTGATCAAGAAGGTCAACACCTACCTGAAGGATCACGACACGACGGGCCTGGACATCCAGATCATGTCGCAGGTGCGCGCGATGCGCTACACGCTGGAGCGCGTGATCCGCGGCCTGGACACGATCTCCGTCACCGGCAATATCCTGCGCGACTACCTGACCGACCTGTTCCCGATCATGGAACTGGGCACGTCGGCGAAGATGCTGTCGATCGTTCCGCTGATGGCCGGCGGCGGCATGTACGAAACGGGCGCCGGCGGTTCGGCACCGAAGCACGTGCAGCAGCTGGTCGAGGAAAACCACCTGCGCTGGGATTCGCTGGGCGAGTTCCTGGCCCTGGCGGTGAGCCTGGAAGACCTGGGCATCAAGACGGGCAGCGCCAAGGCCAAGCTGCTGGCCAAGACGCTGGACGCGGCCACCGGCAAGCTGCTGGACAACCGCAAGTCGCCGTCGCCGAAGACCGGTGAGCTGGACAACCGCGGCTCGCAGTTCTACCTGTCGCTGTACTGGGCGCAGGAACTGGCGAACCAGACGGAAGACGCCGAACTGGCCGCCAAGTTCGCGCCGCTGGCCAAGGCGCTGGGCGAGAACGAGCAGAAGATCGTTGCCGAGCTGCTGGAAATCCAGGGCAAGCCGGTCGACATCGGCGGCTACTACAAGCCGGAAGATGCCAAGGTGAAGGCCGTGATGCGCCCGAGCGCCACGTTCAACCAGGCACTGGAAGTGCTGCAGGGCTGA
- a CDS encoding IS110 family transposase yields the protein MNFVGTPVVGIDVSKSKLDIALLKNGKLKSKVLPNNRDGYAELIKWLKNQDVTLDAVHICMESTGVYSEPVALALSDMGMKVSVVNPASIKGFGQSLIIRNKNDKADAALIARYCAAMSPALWQAPSHEQRQLRAWNEHLASLKDIRQQQANRIEALEFANQTEVAAHAKTHLDWLDKQIKQLENDIDDHIDRHPDLRHDAELIESIPGLGRGTAAKVLGRVGNLRRFGSAKELAAYIGVTPRQRQSGSSVRGRTTITRMGCRDLRAALYMPALTAIRKNPLLREFANRLQSTGMAKMAVIAAVMRKLVHQMYGVVRSGKPFDPNHMGKRLAGEHGI from the coding sequence ATGAATTTCGTAGGCACGCCAGTAGTAGGAATTGATGTCAGCAAAAGCAAACTGGATATAGCGTTGCTGAAGAATGGGAAGCTCAAGAGCAAAGTGCTTCCGAACAACAGGGACGGTTACGCAGAGCTGATAAAGTGGTTGAAGAATCAGGATGTTACGCTCGATGCGGTCCATATTTGCATGGAATCGACAGGCGTGTACAGCGAGCCTGTTGCCCTGGCATTGAGCGACATGGGCATGAAGGTCAGCGTCGTCAATCCTGCCAGCATCAAAGGATTTGGCCAGAGTCTAATCATCCGAAACAAAAACGACAAAGCTGATGCAGCTCTCATTGCGCGATACTGCGCAGCGATGAGCCCAGCGCTTTGGCAGGCCCCTTCGCACGAGCAGCGGCAATTGAGGGCTTGGAACGAGCATCTGGCATCGTTGAAAGACATTCGACAGCAACAGGCCAATCGTATCGAAGCACTTGAGTTTGCAAACCAGACCGAGGTGGCAGCTCACGCCAAGACGCACTTGGATTGGCTGGACAAACAAATCAAGCAGCTGGAGAACGATATCGATGATCACATCGATCGGCATCCGGATCTCCGGCACGATGCTGAGCTGATTGAGTCGATCCCAGGCCTTGGCCGCGGGACCGCGGCCAAGGTACTTGGTCGTGTGGGGAACCTGCGGCGCTTCGGCAGCGCCAAGGAACTGGCGGCCTACATTGGGGTGACGCCACGCCAGAGGCAATCAGGCAGCTCGGTGAGGGGTAGGACTACCATTACCAGAATGGGCTGTCGCGACCTGCGGGCAGCCCTATACATGCCAGCACTTACAGCGATCAGAAAGAACCCGCTGTTAAGGGAATTTGCAAACCGGCTGCAGTCAACAGGCATGGCTAAGATGGCTGTCATCGCTGCCGTCATGCGCAAGCTCGTGCACCAGATGTACGGCGTCGTCCGCTCAGGAAAGCCATTTGACCCGAATCACATGGGCAAAAGGCTTGCGGGTGAACACGGTATCTGA
- a CDS encoding redoxin domain-containing protein: protein MKKMTTAAILVTGLMATGLAAAQATVGQPAPAFTGVDTSGKQVSLDSYKGKYVVLEWVNPDCPFVKKHYDSGNMPATQKHAAAKDVVWLSVSTSGNATRDPKLAASLNSWTKEKNAVPTALVLDDGKIGRAYGARTTPHMYLIDPAGKIVYAGAIDSKPSSNAADIPTSTNYVIQAIDEVSAGKAVSKPITQPYGCSVKYAS from the coding sequence ATGAAGAAGATGACGACGGCAGCAATCCTGGTCACCGGCCTGATGGCCACCGGACTCGCGGCGGCGCAAGCCACCGTGGGCCAGCCCGCCCCCGCCTTCACGGGGGTGGACACGAGCGGGAAGCAGGTTTCGCTCGACAGCTACAAAGGCAAGTACGTGGTGCTGGAATGGGTCAACCCCGACTGCCCGTTCGTGAAGAAGCACTACGACAGCGGCAACATGCCGGCCACGCAAAAGCACGCGGCGGCGAAGGACGTGGTGTGGCTGTCCGTCAGCACCAGCGGCAACGCGACCAGGGACCCGAAGTTGGCCGCCTCGCTGAACAGCTGGACGAAGGAAAAGAACGCCGTGCCCACCGCGCTCGTGCTGGACGACGGCAAGATCGGCCGCGCCTACGGCGCCAGGACCACGCCGCACATGTACCTGATCGACCCGGCCGGCAAGATCGTGTACGCCGGCGCCATCGACAGCAAGCCGAGCTCGAACGCCGCCGATATTCCCACCTCCACCAACTACGTGATCCAGGCGATCGACGAAGTCTCGGCCGGCAAGGCCGTCAGCAAGCCGATCACGCAGCCGTATGGCTGCTCCGTCAAGTACGCCAGCTGA
- a CDS encoding thioredoxin family protein — protein MTSLYKFAAAGLLAAFLPLAHGAGPVVVTDHVRSELVAHAPEGIQPGKTLWLGLAIDHQPHWHTYWKNPGDSGLATTLAWKLPAGFTAGEIAWPTPKKLPLGPLTNYGYENRVLLPVPVQVPATFTGGDLKIGLHAEWLVCKEVCLPEAGDFELTVPANASTSAHGALFDATRAATPVAQEGTTATARVDGHALAIEVHGLPAKPQGEVQYFAEDVGVIDYAAKTEQRWADGVLHIKVPLSPQRSESPSVMKAVLVAPGQPAGWTVSIPVEGDWPALGSTPSAPAPVPAAPAVPAPAPDTSFALTLLFAFLGGALLNLMPCVFPVLSLKVFHLVQHKEERARAVAGGIAYTAGAVLSFVALAGLLLALRAGGAELGWGFQLQSPVFVGVLAALFTLIGLNLAGVFQFGGVLPGSLAGYRARHPVVDDALSGVLAVAVASPCTAPFMGAALGVALTEPAPQALAIFAVLGLGMAAPYLAVALVPALGRLLPRPGAWMARFKVLMAFPMFATVVWLLWVLGQQTSIDAMAGMAASLVALAFACWTIGTPVASRGTRAALATAGLVVLAGAVYSVWPLLKAEPAQASAQASGDWAPWSAEAVSQARAAGKPVFIDFTAAWCITCQFNKRTVLNDAQLLKDFGAKDVVLLRADWTRRDPAITQQLAQLGRSGVPVYVLYGPKDGQPQVLSEVLTVEQVRTALGRI, from the coding sequence GTGACGTCACTGTACAAGTTCGCGGCGGCGGGTCTGCTGGCCGCCTTCCTGCCACTGGCGCATGGCGCCGGCCCCGTCGTGGTCACCGACCACGTGCGCAGCGAACTGGTGGCGCATGCGCCCGAGGGCATCCAGCCCGGCAAGACGCTGTGGCTGGGCCTGGCCATCGATCACCAGCCGCACTGGCACACGTACTGGAAGAATCCGGGTGATTCCGGGCTGGCCACCACACTGGCGTGGAAACTGCCCGCCGGCTTTACCGCCGGCGAGATCGCCTGGCCGACACCGAAGAAATTGCCGCTCGGCCCGCTGACCAACTACGGTTATGAAAACAGGGTGCTGCTGCCGGTGCCCGTGCAGGTGCCCGCGACGTTTACGGGCGGCGACCTGAAGATCGGCCTGCATGCCGAATGGCTGGTCTGCAAGGAAGTGTGCCTGCCCGAGGCGGGCGACTTCGAACTGACCGTTCCCGCCAACGCGTCCACCTCGGCCCATGGCGCCCTGTTCGATGCGACGCGCGCCGCCACGCCGGTGGCGCAGGAAGGCACTACCGCCACCGCGCGCGTCGATGGCCATGCGCTGGCGATCGAGGTGCACGGCCTGCCTGCGAAGCCGCAGGGCGAGGTGCAGTACTTCGCCGAGGATGTCGGCGTGATCGACTACGCCGCGAAGACCGAGCAGCGCTGGGCGGACGGCGTCCTGCACATCAAAGTACCGCTGTCGCCGCAGCGCAGCGAAAGCCCGTCGGTGATGAAGGCCGTGCTGGTGGCGCCGGGGCAGCCGGCCGGCTGGACGGTGTCGATCCCCGTCGAGGGGGACTGGCCGGCGCTCGGCAGTACACCTTCCGCGCCGGCGCCCGTGCCGGCTGCCCCCGCGGTACCTGCTCCCGCTCCGGATACCTCGTTCGCCCTGACGCTGCTGTTCGCCTTCCTCGGCGGCGCCCTGCTGAACCTGATGCCCTGCGTGTTCCCCGTGCTGTCGCTGAAGGTCTTCCACCTCGTGCAGCACAAGGAAGAGCGCGCCCGCGCCGTGGCCGGCGGCATCGCCTACACGGCCGGCGCCGTGCTGTCGTTCGTCGCGCTGGCCGGACTGCTGCTGGCGCTGCGCGCCGGCGGCGCGGAACTGGGCTGGGGCTTCCAGCTGCAATCGCCCGTCTTCGTCGGCGTGCTGGCCGCGCTGTTCACGCTCATCGGCCTGAACCTGGCTGGCGTGTTCCAATTCGGCGGCGTGCTGCCGGGTTCCCTGGCCGGCTACCGGGCCAGGCATCCGGTCGTCGACGACGCGCTCAGCGGTGTGCTGGCCGTGGCCGTGGCATCGCCCTGCACCGCGCCGTTCATGGGCGCCGCACTGGGCGTGGCGCTCACGGAACCGGCGCCGCAGGCACTGGCCATCTTCGCCGTGCTGGGCCTGGGCATGGCCGCGCCCTACCTTGCCGTGGCACTGGTGCCGGCGCTCGGCCGGCTGCTGCCCCGCCCCGGCGCGTGGATGGCCCGCTTCAAGGTGCTGATGGCCTTCCCCATGTTCGCTACCGTCGTGTGGCTGCTGTGGGTGCTGGGCCAGCAGACGAGCATCGACGCGATGGCCGGCATGGCGGCCTCCCTCGTCGCGCTGGCTTTCGCCTGCTGGACGATCGGCACGCCCGTCGCCTCGCGGGGCACCCGCGCCGCGTTAGCGACGGCCGGGCTGGTGGTGCTGGCCGGCGCGGTGTACTCCGTGTGGCCGCTGCTGAAGGCGGAGCCGGCCCAGGCAAGCGCGCAGGCTTCCGGCGATTGGGCGCCGTGGTCGGCCGAGGCCGTGAGCCAGGCGCGCGCCGCCGGCAAGCCCGTCTTCATCGACTTCACGGCCGCCTGGTGCATCACGTGCCAGTTCAACAAGCGCACGGTGCTGAACGATGCGCAACTGCTGAAGGATTTCGGCGCGAAGGACGTGGTCCTGCTGCGCGCCGACTGGACCCGCCGCGACCCCGCCATTACCCAGCAGCTGGCGCAGCTGGGGCGCAGCGGCGTGCCCGTGTACGTGTTGTACGGACCGAAGGACGGCCAGCCACAAGTGCTGTCCGAGGTGCTGACTGTGGAGCAGGTGCGGACGGCATTGGGCAGGATCTGA